The following are encoded together in the Brassica napus cultivar Da-Ae chromosome A9, Da-Ae, whole genome shotgun sequence genome:
- the LOC106367342 gene encoding protein JINGUBANG-like — protein MRIISRLFESEDSYRRKRTQKSPKHLDSTDSATSSPLSEATGSSSLHSSLSLQTLPSVPSLQKIPSETFAVTVSHSVTSSFKLRERSLPVTCLAVNGGYLFAVSGHEVSIYDRDMCAHLDSFNGHDPFSGSVKSVGFSGDKIFTAHQDGKIGVWKLTAKNGYKQLTTLPTLNDRLRRFALPKNYVQVRRHRKCLWIEHADAVSALAVNNGFIYSVSWDKTLKIWRASDLRCKESIKAHDDAVNAVAVSANGTVYTGSADRRIRVWAKPADSKRHELVATLEKHKSAVNALALNDDGSVLFSGSCDRSILVWEREDSSNYMTVRGALRGHDKAILSLFNVSDLLISGSADRTVRIWRRGIDGSYSCLEVLSGHTKPVKSLAAVKDSESDGVVSIVSGSLDGEVKCWKVSVTKPDNYSIYKDLVL, from the coding sequence ATGAGGATTATCTCACGGCTGTTCGAATCAGAAGATTCTTACCGGAGAAAACGAACACAAAAATCTCCGAAGCATCTGGACTCCACCGATAGCGCCACGTCGTCGCCACTCAGCGAAGCCACCGGCTCTAGCAGCCTCCATAGCAGTCTCTCTCTCCAGACACTCCCTTCCGTTCCCTCTCTTCAGAAAATCCCCTCGGAGACTTTCGCCGTTACCGTCTCACACTCCGTTACCTCTTCCTTCAAACTCCGGGAACGGAGTCTCCCGGTCACTTGTCTCGCCGTCAACGGAGGTTATCTCTTCGCAGTCTCCGGACACGAAGTCAGCATCTACGATCGCGACATGTGTGCTCATCTCGACAGTTTCAACGGTCACGATCCTTTCTCCGGATCCGTCAAGTCCGTCGGTTTCTCCGGTGATAAAATCTTCACTGCTCATCAGGACGGTAAGATCGGAGTTTGGAAACTAACGGCGAAAAACGGTTACAAACAGTTAACGACGCTTCCAACTTTAAACGACCGTTTGCGACGTTTCGCTCTTCCCAAAAACTACGTTCAGGTTCGCCGTCATAGAAAATGTCTCTGGATCGAACACGCTGACGCCGTTAGCGCTCTCGCCGTCAATAACGGATTCATTTACTCTGTTTCTTGGGACAAGACATTGAAGATATGGAGAGCCTCTGATCTTCGTTGCAAGGAATCAATCAAAGCTCACGATGACGCCGTTAACGCCGTTGCTGTCTCTGCTAACGGCACCGTTTATACTGGATCCGCTGATAGGCGTATTCGGGTTTGGGCGAAACCCGCGGACTCGAAACGACACGAGTTAGTTGCGACTTTGGAAAAGCACAAATCGGCGGTTAATGCTTTGGCGTTAAACGACGACGGATCGGTCTTGTTCTCCGGTTCGTGTGACCGGTCAATATTGGTTTGGGAGAGAGAGGATAGTTCCAATTACATGACGGTGAGGGGTGCTTTGAGGGGACACGACAAAGCAATACTTAGCTTGTTCAACGTCTCTGATTTGCTGATAAGTGGATCAGCTGATCGGACGGTCAGGATTTGGCGGCGCGGAATCGATGGTAGTTACAGTTGCTTGGAGGTACTTTCTGGTCACACGAAACCGGTTAAGTCGCTTGCAGCGGTTAAAGATTCGGAGTCAGACGGTGTCGTTTCAATCGTTAGTGGAAGTCTTGACGGAGAGGTCAAGTGTTGGAAGGTCTCCGTCACCAAACCGGATAATTATTCAATTTACAAAGATCtcgttttataa